A section of the Roseivirga sp. BDSF3-8 genome encodes:
- the mutY gene encoding A/G-specific adenine glycosylase: protein MENEDLITKLLSWYHVFKRDLPWRKTSDPYEIWLSEIILQQTRVAQGLPYFERFIEAYPKIEDLANAAQEDVLRHWQGLGYYSRARNLHACAQFIVQELRGNFPKTYKELLKLPGVGPYTAAAIASFAYNEKVPAIDGNVMRVLSRLFGIRSDVKVPKNQRTYFELGLSIMPADRAGVFNQAMMEFGALHCTPANPGCRECPVQSGCFAFEHNLQGELPVRSKAKKVKNRYFNYIVFFQDENLYLNARGPNDIWQGLYDFYLVETKEAGTPELIEKDPVVRHVMNKGGILESVSATRKHLLSHQRIQATFFVIELKEEHLSKTLFNAGLQEFSKEKVEKLPKPVLIDNFLKDLTVC, encoded by the coding sequence TTGGAAAACGAAGATCTGATTACAAAATTACTCTCCTGGTATCATGTTTTTAAGCGTGATTTACCATGGAGAAAAACCAGTGATCCGTACGAAATCTGGCTTTCAGAGATCATTTTACAGCAAACACGGGTGGCTCAGGGGCTACCCTATTTTGAGCGCTTTATCGAAGCCTATCCAAAAATCGAAGACCTGGCAAATGCCGCACAGGAAGATGTGCTTAGGCACTGGCAGGGGCTTGGATATTACTCGCGAGCCAGAAACTTACATGCATGCGCACAATTTATTGTACAAGAACTCCGCGGAAACTTCCCAAAAACCTATAAAGAGCTACTGAAATTACCGGGTGTCGGCCCCTATACTGCAGCAGCGATTGCGAGCTTTGCCTATAATGAAAAAGTGCCGGCCATAGATGGAAATGTAATGAGGGTACTGAGCAGGCTATTCGGTATCCGTTCGGATGTGAAGGTGCCGAAAAATCAGCGAACCTACTTTGAACTGGGGCTAAGCATTATGCCTGCCGACAGGGCCGGAGTTTTTAATCAGGCTATGATGGAATTCGGTGCCTTACACTGCACCCCTGCCAATCCGGGATGCAGGGAGTGCCCCGTACAGTCTGGCTGTTTTGCCTTTGAACATAACCTGCAGGGAGAATTACCTGTAAGGTCGAAAGCAAAGAAGGTAAAGAACCGATATTTTAATTATATAGTATTCTTTCAGGACGAAAACCTGTACCTTAATGCCAGAGGTCCTAATGATATTTGGCAGGGTCTATATGATTTTTATCTGGTGGAAACGAAAGAGGCTGGCACACCGGAACTAATAGAAAAAGACCCTGTTGTAAGACATGTTATGAATAAAGGTGGTATACTGGAATCAGTATCTGCCACCCGGAAACATTTACTATCTCATCAACGCATTCAGGCTACTTTTTTTGTTATTGAGCTTAAGGAGGAGCATCTGAGCAAAACTTTATTTAATGCTGGTTTACAGGAATTTTCGAAAGAAAAGGTCGAAAAATTGCCAAAGCCCGTTTTAATTGATAATTTTTTAAAAGATCTCACCGTTTGCTGA
- a CDS encoding tetratricopeptide repeat protein has translation MIRFRIIVLIASLVLIGALFALPMVVVDNDPGNAAKPETIEEEGEIAADNGVHSALGSDEQEDFIADLKGNWEINADDKEKSAKFADSLSVAYTTVNKPDSAVKYAETALAIEPTLQRYRNAGEANYLAFVYEMNPAQRQDFAKRARENFMKVLEGDPKDMDTKTKAAMTYLSSENPMQGIMMLREVLEEDPTHEKALFNMGALSMQSSQWEKAVDRFQTLIKYHPDHLEGNFYLAVSYYETGKEEDARKQFMKVKSMESNAEVQASVDDYLSRLKN, from the coding sequence ATGATAAGATTTCGAATAATAGTGCTTATAGCGTCACTGGTGCTGATAGGCGCTCTTTTTGCCCTGCCAATGGTTGTGGTGGATAATGACCCAGGCAATGCGGCAAAACCGGAAACAATAGAGGAAGAAGGTGAAATTGCTGCTGATAATGGAGTACATAGTGCTCTGGGCAGTGATGAACAGGAGGACTTTATTGCCGACCTGAAGGGAAATTGGGAGATAAATGCTGATGATAAAGAAAAAAGTGCTAAATTTGCGGATTCTTTGTCTGTGGCATACACCACGGTTAATAAGCCCGATAGTGCTGTAAAGTACGCCGAAACGGCGCTGGCTATCGAGCCTACGCTGCAGAGGTATCGTAATGCAGGAGAGGCTAACTACCTAGCTTTTGTGTACGAAATGAATCCGGCGCAGCGACAGGACTTCGCCAAAAGGGCGAGGGAAAACTTTATGAAGGTCCTGGAAGGTGATCCTAAGGATATGGATACCAAAACAAAGGCCGCCATGACCTATCTTTCGTCAGAGAACCCCATGCAGGGAATCATGATGCTAAGAGAGGTCCTCGAGGAAGATCCGACGCATGAAAAGGCACTTTTTAATATGGGGGCTCTTAGCATGCAGTCTAGTCAGTGGGAGAAAGCAGTAGATAGGTTTCAAACTTTGATAAAGTATCATCCTGATCACCTCGAGGGGAACTTTTACCTTGCTGTTTCCTATTATGAGACCGGTAAGGAGGAAGACGCCCGAAAGCAATTTATGAAGGTGAAGTCAATGGAAAGCAATGCTGAAGTGCAGGCTTCTGTTGATGACTACCTCAGCCGATTAAAGAACTAA
- a CDS encoding single-stranded DNA-binding protein, whose amino-acid sequence MAGGVNKVILVGNLGKDPEVRHLDGGRAVANFSIATSESYRNRNGERVTNTEWHNVVLWSPLAEIAEKYLRKGKQVYIEGKLTTRSYDDRDGNKRYVTEVVGRDLTLLGGRGDDDYNGGNSGGGYSSSSSSQSQEGGNQPAENIASFDDETDDLPF is encoded by the coding sequence ATGGCTGGAGGAGTCAATAAAGTAATACTAGTAGGGAACCTGGGCAAAGACCCTGAAGTAAGGCACCTGGATGGTGGACGCGCAGTAGCGAATTTTTCCATTGCTACAAGCGAATCCTACCGTAATCGCAACGGTGAGCGGGTAACTAATACCGAGTGGCATAATGTGGTGCTCTGGTCACCTTTGGCAGAAATTGCCGAAAAGTATCTGCGCAAAGGCAAGCAGGTTTATATCGAGGGTAAACTCACTACCCGTTCTTACGATGACCGTGACGGAAATAAGCGCTACGTTACTGAAGTTGTAGGTAGGGACCTTACGCTGTTGGGCGGTCGTGGAGACGATGATTATAATGGCGGCAACAGCGGAGGAGGTTATTCATCATCTTCTTCATCACAATCACAGGAAGGTGGCAACCAGCCTGCTGAGAACATCGCTTCATTTGATGACGAAACAGATGATCTACCATTCTGA
- the gldE gene encoding gliding motility-associated protein GldE, which yields MDDPYPWFILLADTFGMPVFYMVNGLLILFLLFLSAMISGSEVAFFSLSPADVRQCRESSNEREKRVYTLLEHPKQLLATILILNNLVNIAIVTLATFVTWEIVGSKSTEGLLVASLTAAITFAILFFGEVIPKNYATLNNIPFAKVTAPFLDISRSVFRPFSWALLHISDLVERRVEKKAYSLSVDELNTALEITTHTDASEEEKGILKGIVNFGTISVKQVMKSRLDITAVDIEDDFHTLMDRINKSGFSRIPVYRETIDKIEGILYIKDLLPYTDREDTYNWQKLLRPGFFIPESKKIDSLLKDFQEKRVHMAIVVDEYGGTSGLITLEDVIEEIVGEINDEFDDEDIAYNKLDENTFVFEGKTSLNDFCKIIDEDAQLFEEVKGESESLGGLLLELNTKLPRAGDKITFDKFVFTAVAVDNRRIKRVRVLVKKKTNI from the coding sequence ATAGACGACCCGTATCCGTGGTTCATCCTATTGGCTGATACGTTTGGGATGCCTGTTTTCTATATGGTTAACGGGCTTCTCATCTTATTTTTACTTTTTCTTTCGGCCATGATCTCAGGATCAGAAGTGGCCTTCTTCTCCCTTTCACCGGCTGACGTACGTCAATGCCGGGAGAGCAGCAACGAACGGGAAAAAAGAGTATATACCTTGCTGGAGCACCCTAAGCAGTTACTCGCCACTATCCTGATTCTTAACAACCTTGTCAATATCGCTATTGTGACGTTGGCTACCTTCGTAACCTGGGAGATTGTAGGATCAAAAAGTACGGAAGGCCTGCTGGTGGCATCACTTACTGCGGCAATCACCTTTGCTATATTGTTTTTTGGCGAGGTGATTCCCAAAAACTACGCTACCCTGAACAACATCCCTTTTGCCAAAGTAACTGCGCCTTTTCTGGATATCAGCCGGTCTGTATTCCGGCCTTTCTCCTGGGCTTTGCTCCACATCAGTGACTTGGTGGAGAGGCGTGTGGAAAAAAAAGCCTATAGTCTGTCGGTAGATGAGCTCAATACAGCCTTAGAGATCACAACTCATACCGATGCCTCAGAGGAGGAGAAAGGTATTTTAAAAGGGATTGTTAACTTCGGTACCATTTCAGTAAAGCAGGTGATGAAGTCCAGGCTGGATATTACAGCCGTAGATATCGAGGATGACTTTCATACGCTCATGGACCGCATCAATAAGTCTGGCTTCAGCAGAATTCCTGTGTACCGTGAAACGATAGATAAGATTGAAGGTATCCTCTATATAAAGGACCTGTTGCCTTATACTGACAGGGAGGACACTTACAATTGGCAGAAACTTCTTCGTCCTGGATTTTTTATCCCTGAGAGTAAGAAAATTGATAGCTTACTCAAAGACTTTCAGGAGAAACGGGTTCATATGGCCATTGTAGTGGATGAATATGGGGGCACTTCGGGCCTTATTACACTTGAGGATGTAATAGAGGAAATTGTAGGCGAGATTAACGATGAGTTTGACGATGAGGATATTGCCTACAATAAATTGGATGAAAATACCTTTGTATTTGAAGGAAAGACATCCCTTAATGATTTTTGTAAAATCATTGATGAAGACGCCCAATTATTTGAAGAGGTCAAAGGGGAAAGTGAGTCTCTCGGAGGATTACTTCTTGAACTGAATACAAAGCTTCCGCGCGCAGGGGATAAAATTACCTTCGATAAATTTGTCTTCACTGCTGTGGCAGTAGACAATCGCCGCATTAAAAGAGTAAGGGTACTGGTAAAGAAAAAAACGAACATATAA
- a CDS encoding HU family DNA-binding protein — MTKAEVISQIADKTGIDKADVQTTVEAFFTVVKSNMAEGENIYVRGFGSFVNKKRAKKIARNISKNTAIVIDEHYVPTFKPSKVFVEKIKGSDKIQELNTNGVAVNGN, encoded by the coding sequence GTGACCAAAGCAGAGGTAATTTCGCAAATTGCAGACAAGACCGGAATTGATAAAGCAGATGTCCAGACGACGGTTGAAGCATTCTTTACTGTTGTAAAAAGCAACATGGCCGAAGGTGAAAACATCTACGTCCGGGGTTTTGGCAGTTTTGTTAACAAAAAGAGGGCTAAGAAAATTGCCCGTAACATCTCGAAAAATACTGCCATAGTCATTGATGAGCACTATGTACCTACCTTTAAACCCAGCAAAGTATTTGTTGAGAAAATCAAAGGTAGTGATAAAATTCAGGAGCTTAATACGAATGGGGTTGCCGTCAACGGTAACTAA